The following coding sequences lie in one Canis lupus familiaris isolate Mischka breed German Shepherd chromosome 34, alternate assembly UU_Cfam_GSD_1.0, whole genome shotgun sequence genomic window:
- the TTC14 gene encoding tetratricopeptide repeat protein 14 — MDRDLLRQSLNYHGPSLLSLLRSEQQDNPHFRSLLGSAAEPGRGPPPQQQLQGRKEKRVDNIEIQKFISKKADLLFALSWKSDAPVTSEVNEDNEDGYAVMPPLEQFMEIPSMDRRELFFRDIERGDIVIGRISSIREFGFFMVLICLGSGIIRDISHLEITALCPLRDVPSHSNHGDPLSYYQTGDIIRAGIKDIDRYHEKLAVSLYSSSLPPHLSGIKLGVISSEELPLYYRRSVELNSNSLESYENIMQSSLGFVNPGVVELLLGKLGIDESNPPSLMRGLQSKNFSEDDFASALRKKQSASWALKCVKIGVDYFKVGRHVDAMNEYNKALEIDKQNVEALVARGALYATKGSLNKAIEDFELALENCPTHRNARKYLCQTLVERGGQLEEEEKFLNAESYYKKALALDETFKEAEDALQKLHKYMQKSLELREKQAEKEEKQKTKKIETSAEKLRKLLKEEKRLKKKRRKSTSSSSSVSSADESDSSSSTSSSSGHKKHKKHKKNRSESSRSSKRHLTKASSSQIDQSRKDESFLVPSNTLASFLNQKQEVEKLLEKQDRFPYQKKQVKEKDRCSLSSSSVEIPDDFGGRSEDPRDFYAQASSSKTEKPYKSEKHFSSRRDSSDSFYRNSEDKVKIYGYRRFEKNTEGKKEHHRRWEPGSARRSTSPASSDYSCKSVEKSKKYTYSGSRDFSRHEQRYQLNKNQGEYETEVNYEEDIKTEVPETDGLNSKEQSASGVKKNLPQNLLNIFNQIAAFEKEKGNKPKN, encoded by the exons ATGGACCGGGACCTTCTGCGGCAGTCCCTGAACTACCACGGGCCGTCACTGCTCTCCCTGCTGCGGAGCGAGCAGCAGGACAACCCACACTTCCGGAGCCTCCTGGGGTCGGCGGCCGAGCCGGGCCGGGGTCCGCCGCCTCAGCAGCAGTTACAGGGCAG aaaagagaagagagttgACAACATCGAAATACAGAAATTCATTTCCAAAAAAGCAGATTTGCTTTTTGCACTTTCCTGGAAATCGGATGCGCCTGTAACTTCTGAAGTCAATGAAGACAACGAAG atgGTTATGCAGTCATGCCGCCGTTAGAGCAGTTCATGGAAATACCTAGTATGGACCGGAGAGAGCTGTTTTTCCGAGATATTGAGCGTGGTGATATAGTGATTGGAAGGATTAGTTCCATCCGGGAGTTTGGGTTTTTCATGGTGTTGATCTGTTTAGGCAGTGGCATCATAAGAGATATATCCCACTTAGAAATCACA GCTCTTTGTCCGTTAAGAGATGTACCTTCTCACAGTAACCACGGGGATCCTTTATCATATTACCAAACTGGTGACATTATTCGAG ctggaaTCAAAGATATTGACAGATACCATGAAAAGCTTGCAGTGTCTCTATATAGCTCATCTCTTCCACCACATCTATCTGGTATTAAATTGGGTGTAATTAGTTCTGAAGAGCTTCCTTTATACTACAG gagaagtGTTGAACTAAATAGCAATTCTTTGGAATCCTATGAAAATATCATGCAGAGTTCCTTGGGATTTGTTAATCCCGGAGTAGTTGAACTCCTTCTAGGAAAACTAGGAATAGATGAATCTAATCCACCATCTTTAATGAGAGGCCTACAAAG cAAAAACTTCTCTGAAGATGATTTTGCTTCTGCATTAAGAAAGAAACAGTCTGCATCTTGGGCTTTAAAATG TGTGAAGATTGGAGTTGATTATTTTAAGGTTGGACGCCATGTAGATGCTATGAATGAATACAATAAGGCTCTGGAAatagacaaacaaaatgtggaagCTTTGGTAGCTCGTGGAGCATT ATATGCAACAAAAGGAAGTCTGAACAAAGCAATAGAAGATTTTGAGCTTGCATTGGAAAACTGTCCAACTCATAGGAATGCAAGAAAATACCTCTGCCAGACACTTGTAGAAAGAGGAGGGCA gttggaagaagaagaaaagtttttaaatgctgAAAGTTACTACAAGAAAGCTTTGGCTTTGGATGAGACTTTTAAAGAGGCAGAGGATGCTTTGCAGAAGCTTCATAAATATATGCAG AAATCTTTggaattaagagaaaaacaagctgaaaaggaagaaaagcagaaaacaaagaaaatagaaacaagtgCAGAAAAGTTGCGTAAGCtcttaaaagaggagaaaag gctaaagaagaaaagaagaaaatcaactTCTTCCTCTTCAAGTGTTTCTTCTGCTGATGAATCTGATTCTTCTTCATCAACTTCTTCCTCTTCTGGTCAcaaaaagcataagaaacatAAGAAGAACCGTTCAGAGTCTTCTCGAAGTTCCAAAAGGCATTTAACTAAGGCCTCCTCAAGTCAGATAGATCAGAGTAGGAAAGATGAGTCCTTCCTAGTTCCATCCAATACTTTAGCATCTTTTCTTAACCAAAAACAAGAAGTGGAAAAACTATTGGAAAAGCAGGACAGGTTCCCATAtcaaaaaaaacaggtaaaagagaaagatagatgctctctctcttcatcttcagTTGAAATTCCGGATGATTTTGGAGGTAGGTCTGAAGATCCAAGAGATTTTTACGCTCAGGCAAGTAGtagcaaaacagaaaaaccatataaatcagaaaaacatTTCTCCAGTAGAAGAGATTCCTCGGATTCCTTTTATAGGAATTCAGAGGACAAAGTAAAAATTTATGGTTatagaagatttgaaaaaaatacagagggaaaaaaagagcacCATAGGAGGTGGGAGCCAGGTTCTGCGAGGCGTTCCACTTCACCAGCAAGCTCAGACTACTCTTGTAAGTCAgttgaaaaatctaaaaaatacacTTATTCTGGATCACGTGATTTCAGTAGACATGAGCAAAGATAtcagttaaataaaaatcaaggagAATATGAAACAGAGGTTAATTATGAAGAGGACATTAAAACAGAGGTTCCAGAAACAGATGGACTAAATAGCAAAGAGCAGTCAGCAagtggagttaaaaaaaatttacctcaAAATTTACTCAATATATTTAATCAGATAGCtgcatttgagaaagaaaaaggaaataagccaaAAAATTAA